TCCAGGAAGAGATGTGGAGCTGTCCTTTAGGTCTGGCCTGCTCCTCACTCTTGTTGAGTGAACTTCTCCATGGCTGTGCATCAACCCCAACCCCAGGAACGGCACCAAAGGAGCTGCCAGGTACCCACTGCAAGgtttcctttccatttcctcaGCCATTTAACGCTGATTTGTTTATCAGAAAGTGGAGTGTCCTTCCCTCCACCAAGCAGTCCTGTCTGCAAATGCGTCATCTCCATGTCTCTGCCTCTTCAAAGGAGGTTCACTGACCCCCGAGTGCCTGAAGAATCTCccctggctcccagctccttgAGGCCTGCATCAGGGAAAAGTCAAGatgcctgtttttttttttttttaatttggaaacaTGCATTCCTTTCTCATGGCTGCTGTAAATATTCTCCCCTTATCTCGCGAGTCCATCCACGGGAGAATGATTACAGTCTTTCTACTCCCTCAAGCTTAAAGTGGATATTTAGCTGGGAGACAAAAAGCAGAGTATTGAGCAGGCAATATTTTACACAGTAAAAACGTGCATGAAGTAGTGATCCTGCATAAGAACTACCTCACCAGAACGCTGTTCctgttttgaaaggaaataaatgcgattttctcattaaaataaaatcaaaccatAGGTTTAAAGGAACAAAGGGGAAGTTCACAGCCATATACTGTTCTGGTTATATATCTCAGCTCTTGGCACATCACCATGTTCAGACAACATCAGGACAATCACATGTGTTAAAGGcagtttcaaagaaaatgagcggtccagacaaaaaagaaatcgACTTTTCCTGGAGAACAGAAGAGCATCTTTtagaaaaaagattatttagaaaacttatattttatttggtCTTCAAAATTTGCTCCTTAGTATCGATAATTTTCAACCAGTaatgaattttccatttttggtGGCTGTAACAGGAATCTGTGACTTCTCTGGCTTATCAAAGCCCTGGTTTCAGGAGACCAGGAGGTTTTATTGCACTGACAATGACTAGGATGGTGTCCTTTTCTATGGATAAATAATGATCAAGCCATCATGCTAACACTGAGCTGTAAGCAGCATCTCCCACTGTCCTTTCTGAACTGCTCTGCTCCTAATAAGGCATTTCTTCACCCAAATCTTCAGGTGTATTTGCATTTAATTCTTCTGGTTTtagccatttttcttttcctaaacaGCAATTATCAGCTGTGGCCCTCCTAAAGACCTCGCAGTCAGAGTGTTGTGTGATAAAGATGTGTCTGTCACTTTATTATGTGGGAAATCTCAAGGGCGAAGACTCTTGTCACAAATGGGCACAAGAAGAAAGCCAAATGGTGCCCTTTTGAGGCAAAAAGGGAAACATGGTGTAAGTGGGCaaggaaaactaaaatttgCTAaggtgtttattaaaaaaaaggaaaaaggaatagaaagaTGTCTATGGCACATTGCAGCTGCTGGTAAAAGAAGTGGTCTGTGAAATGCTGGGCAGGAGTACAGAATGCACTAGAGGAAAGAGGTTAGTAGCTAAATAGCATTGCTTATTGCATTACTGTTATTCaattattcaattttttttttttttttttttttttttttttttttttttttttttgctgtactACTCAACCAGATGTGCTTGgttacctttaaaaataatctaaacccaaaaaaacccctttagaCCTTTTTTACCTACCATTCCTCCattctcctctcctgtcctctcctgtcctctcctgtcctctcctgtcctctcctgtcctctcctgtcctctcctgtcctgtcctgtcctgtcctgtcctgtcctgtcctgtcctgtcctgtcctgtcctgtcctctcctctcctctcctctcctctcctctcctctcctctcctctcctctcctctcctctcctctcctctcctctcctctccatttctgtgctcagagcagaatTTCTCATAATGGAAAGAAGCTTCtcattgaggaaaaaaaggttcTAACTGATTTTTCTCGTGTACAGTATTTTCACTCCCAGGCCAAAGgttctctgctggaaaaaaccACTACTGGATGGAACAAATATAAACAGGAATGCTTGAAAATGCTGGAGGAATCATCTGTGGACAGTGGTAAGGAATTAAGCAATGAAGAAATGCATTGAGTGACAGGAATATGCAAATATTGTCTTGCTGTGTGTCTGTTCCTAAGTTCTAAACGTAGAGCAATTCTCCTGACACAAATCTTAGTCTGAATTCCTTTGTTTAGTCTCCTCTCTCTGTGGCTTTTGGATGCTTAGATGAAGAGCAGCACACCTACAGTGTCCCCTCCTGAATTTATGCCTCCCTCCTTCAATTGGGTTTGCCAAAAGGGACTTCACAATCTGTCATTTTTTCACTCCTAAATGTATAAACTCTTACTCAGCTAGGTGTCTGTCTCCTGGAAAGGGGGGCATGGTTTTGGTTTGAGGAGTTGGAGGAGTCCAAGGTGTGTCTAGGAGAGAGATGGCTGCTGTTCACCAAGGAAAGATGAAAAGTGGATCTGTGTGTGGGAAATGGGTTTGTAGAGAATTCCCAAAGCCTGACTGAAAGCTCACACAGTCTTGTCCATCTCTgtgcaaactctgagataaaatatgctgacttagaaaggcCATGGGATAGGACAGgcattgttgagagagaaatggaactggaaacaagtttcaaatgatgACTTTGCAAATAGTCtggatactttggagaaatagaattATGAAAGATGTATTGTAGCAAGACCCATGTTGGGTAAAATGATAGATGATTGGCTCAGAGgcattaacagcattgtgtggcaaaatCTGATAGGCCAAAAAATACTTATAATggattgtaattaggaaatagtttggcttctgattgtgatggtgtgaattgtaacatctgcaCCATCTCACCCttctcatgagactgaaaatggaataaaagtctttaaaatgcctctcagAGGCCCtatctctgggtcagaaaaaggatttttccaaCATCTGGCTCCCTGTTTTGGACTCACTGGCTCTAGGCAGGTGTTGAGAGCACCAAATTTGTTGGTGACTCCAGACTGGGAGGGGTCAAGAGTCAGAGCCATTCGTGGAAAATAGGGaaggggaaaacacagaaagccTGAGAAAAGAAGCTTCCACAAGTTACTGACTGTGTGACTGCAGTCAAGGAGGCAAGAAGACAGTGATGAGGACTGCAGAGGGGAGAAAACATTTCCTGGAatgcagagaaagcaaagcatCCATCAGCTCAGCCAGTGCACCTGCAGGATGGCTTACAACCAATGctgacaggaaagaaaggaacagtggagagcagctggaagtCAATAGCCTGTGGTGAACACCTGGTGTGCAGAAAACATCAGCATGATGCAAAAGAAGATTGCATTTTGCCTGGAAAGCAGAGAATCATGGCTTTGGTGGCAGTTAGAACTGAGCCAGGTGACCCAGCAAGATATTAAAGGGCAGTAGTTTGTAGTGGGTGAGCAAGAGAGAAATATAGGGACTCAGAACTTCAGCTTTcatcaaatggaaaaaaaaaatttcctcctgGCAGCCTCCCCAGTCCACACTTGAGCAAACAGAAATTGAGggaaagaacaataaaaatgcagctgtaaATGTTAACAGCTACACAGATCATTACAGAGATGCTTAGCCTCAAAGGTACAACCGAATAAGTAAGAATGCACATCCTGTGCACTGTATTTTAGTAGAAGCACCCCAAAAAGCTGCTGGTGAGATAGCTCAGAGCTATTTTTCTTGCTCCTTGTGCTCTTTTTCCCACAGAAGTTTCTCAAAGCATTACTAAGCACTATGGAAAATAAAGTGAGATATTCTCTTCTGGCTTAAGATGAGCAAAAGTATTGAAGCTAAGAGAGAAGAACTTTGGTGTTATCctaaaagaaagagagaaactaACCAAGACATTAGGGCAGCCATTCataccttttattttatgttgCTGTCGCCTGCCTGCACCATTTTAATTCTGCATTATCAAATGTTTTATCTTAACCTTCAGTCCTGTGAGTGACGTGATCACTGTGAAGATTAAAACTGAGTTACTTTGAGAGATTACCAGAGATATAAACTCACTTTTCTGCAATATCTTGTTGCTCTGCAGTAGCTTGCAGGTTACCTGGAACAGTACAAAATGGTTTCCATGATTGTCTGTTGTCTGGACAACTTTATGTAAAACTTTTATTTGCTTCTCTCCCCAGGAGTACATTGCAATGGGACATTTGATCAGTTTGTTTGCTGGCCTTACTCACGCCCAGGAAATGTCTCTGTTCCTTGTCCTTCGTACTTGCCATGGCTGGAAAATGGTAATGTGAAAGTGGGATCTTGTCTTGGGGTTTGTGCCCAGGAATTCAGCTGAAGAACAGGTGGTGCCCCAGTGTCCTCTGAAGTGGATGAGGCAGAAAGAGTCTCACCTCTTTCTACCACTTCTGAACTGaggcacaaaaatattttcaatgtttaatctctctttttctccatctgtgcTTGCCACAGCTCTGTATTGTCTGCTGTAAAGCAACATTTGCAAGGTCACGTAACCACACTGCCTTTAGGACTTTATTTGTAGTTAGAGATTCAGGGTTCAGCTCCTGAGCATCAGCTTCTGGGGTCCCCACTGATCCCAGACACAACtccagaaaactggaaaagccAAGCTCAGTGGCATTCCCAGCAGTCAGTCCTCCAGTGGGGTTCAGCCCACCACCAGCCAGCAGTGTGTGAACAAAGCAGCCTTccaagcagcttttcctgcagggaatgcagCTCTCAGGAAGGGGGCAGGAAAAACACCTTCAGGAGCAAAAGCATTGAAGACCAAACAAGATTCCCGTAAAGGAATGGAAGGGCACTGCaatgagcacagagcagcaattCTGAATCCTGCTAAGCAGCAATTCTGAATCCTGCTAAGCAGCCTTTCTGAGCTACTTTTCTAATTCCACTTGATGGGACCAGGTCTGCCAGAGTCCTTTAATTTATGGGAGACTGCTACCAGCTTCTTATCCCAGCTtcctccagcccaaaccacacATGGTTTGttctttaatataatttatCCTCTTTTATGCTAATAAGCAGTAAGACGCCAGGTTTCTACCTAATCTCCCAACCATTTAGAACAAACCCAGCTCTTCATaataaacaaaagcattttgccTCCATGGTATGAGacttttgttttgtctgaatTTCTACAAAAGGACGATTTCTGATCACATTTCATGGTTTAAGGTTTTTTCCAGTGTCTAGTATTCATACAGAGCTTCTGCTCCATCACAACAAACTGTGCTCCCAAAGCAATTctctcagctctgagctgagctAAACCAAAATATTCTGATTGTTGCTACCACCCTTAAACACTTCCAACtcaaaaattattgaaaaagcTCAGGTCTGATTAGAAATAAATGGATGGCAGCTGTTAAGGACAACATCAAATGTCAACCAGGGTTCTCACACCATTCCTCGGATGCTATGGGCTAATTCCTCATTAGTATAAACTGGGACAATGCAGTGAAGGCCAAGAGAACTTCATCAGTTCACCCCACCTGCTGCAGGggccccagagcacaggaatgAAACACCAGCCTGACACATCAGGTgttacagagaaaaatcattCCCTAATCAAATCCTTGTGCAGTTCTGACTGCACATTCTGGTCAATGAATTGCTCATTCACAAGCCTAATgaggaaaaatgaatgaaatgagATGTAGGCTTCCCTTTTGGATGTACTGTGTGAGTTTTCTTGTAAAAACAGGTATATTCTGCGAATTTAATTCTGCTGGATTACATTCCTACTTTGTCCTAtgtaaatatatgaaaatatattggcaaagacaaaagaaaagtggattttattctatttttttgaGTATGGGTAGCGCAGAGTCTGTTGTGGAGGTGTAAGGCAGAAATCCTTCAAACGtgtatgaaaaatgaaatctctATTTTGACCTTTCAAACTAAAACTCTGTTTACTTTCAGGAAGTGTAGGACATGTATACAGAGTCTGCTTGGATGAAGGGATTTggcaaacaaaggaaaattccACAGACATTTGGCGAGATAGTTCAGAATGTTCTGAGAAAAATCATTTCCAAAAAAATGTAAGTATGTTTTATATTACGGTTGAAAACTTTAATCTTCTTAATCCTTTCTTGAGTAACTgacaaaacatttccatttaatACCTGCAAAGGATATTcagatttcatttaaattacCAGATGGaaagctgttattttatttctaagaagcagaagagaaaatctTAAAGAAGGAGATTCCTGTTTTAGGTGCCACAAGTTTTCTGTTCAGAGTCCAGTATTCACATGCTGATTTTCTCCTGATAAAGCAGAAAACCACTGCAACATGTCAAGCAAGTAAGCATCCCAGCATCTCCCCAAATCAGATCAGTCTGTCAAAGTCAGACAACTTCCTTTCTGAGCCTTTCAGAATTTAATGAGCTGTTAGTTGGTTATTTCAAAGTTAGCTGGTCAGAGACTGGAGGATTCACCCTAATCTAATGCCACCCTTCCTGTATTTCTCATATTACatcagggcaggggctggacTTTGTCAGCCAAACTTCTTTTGCCATGGAGTTCAGCTTAGCAGATGTCAGAATTAGGTCTCTTAGGTAAGCACTATTACCActactttttactttttaattctgACTGAGTGCTGTTTCTTACTTTATCAAGTAACACTGCTTTACTGATTAGTTATGAAACAGTTTTAGTTTAGTATCTTTGTGTATTACTACGTTTTTACTAAGTTCTTTATATAGAAGGTAGAAGAATTTCCAAGCTTTCAgtttatttatgaaaatgtcATAAATATTCCTAAGTTCTGAGTGTTTTCCAAGGTTTGTTGACCATTCTGGATAGCATATTTGGTTCTGCAAGACATGTTATTTCATCTTGTGTGATAGCAGACAATTTCTTTGAAAGCTTTAGCCAGATTTTCTGCCAACACTAAATGTGGACTTGTAcccatttgttttatttaactgaGCCCCCCCTAGATACTGGAAATAACCCAGAGCCACTATCTCCACACATCAGAGGAATCAGCTTGGTTTCATGTGTTTTGGTGTTGCAAAATCCAAATAGCCTAGATGATAACTTGAGATTTTTACAAGGTTTTTAGCTGCTGGAATGTTTCCATGGAGCAGAGTGACTAACAGCTGGGAATCTCCTGCACCCACACTGCTTTCCCTGGGCACTTTCATCCTCTTCAAGAGAGGCATGGCTCACTAGCATGAAATTATTAGAGAAAACTGCTGGCAGGAAGACAGTGCTAAAGTCcctggtgctgagcagcagaacaagaaaaacatcAAACTCACTAAGGGAAAGACACAGGTTCCAAGAAAAGCTCTGTAGGCCAAATACAGATTATGAAAGCCACATTTCGTGGATCTTATTCCCTCTTCAGAGATGCTTTCCTTGGGTTAGAAGTTTCAATAGTTGAGAGGTAGATATAAGCAGGTAAAATAGAAAAACcttagaaaaaaaggaatgtcaAATTAGGCAAATTGAAAGGAAAtctgtgcaggggcaggagctaGACTTGAACAATCTTTGTGGCTACCTTTCAACTCAGGATGCTCTGTGATAATCTATGGAAGTGTGAGTAgttcccttcctcctctgagGTCTTATTTGTCCTTCAATGTCATTCAAGACAGCtctaattcaatattttttttctttgagctcAAGTCAGCCTGTTTCAATAGCTCTGGACAGGGCTGGATCTCCAGCCTGTGCAGACACAGCTGGTCAGTGCCTGTGTCTGCAGGCCACACACACGCTGATGTGTGCAGGTTCTGTGAGTTATCTCTGCAGCTGTTAACCCACCAGGATGCACTTGGTGCATGGAATCATGGCAAGGACCAGCTGTCATTTGGACTACGAATGGTGTTTGTGCAGGAGGAATCTGGGGATAGTCTGGGAGTGTTTAAATGctctttttgtgtttaaaaagaaactctGGGTGCAAGCGTCTTTGTCACACACGGATTtcaaaaggcagcacagagagatgGGATCAGaatcctgccctggctcctggaaACTCAAAGGAGGTGATCCCCAAAGTTTCTGAGCTGTGTTTctgccctgtccccctgcccacATAAcctatttctcttctttgttcCCAGGAAGAAGAGCATAAACTACTCACCACGTTACAGCTGCTATACACCGTAGGATATTACTTTTCTCTCATCTCACTGGTATTAGCTCTGCTTATACTTTCTTTCCTCAGGTTAGTATAAATTTAGATGCATTTTAAACGTCCAGAACTCTGCACTCTTACTCTTGTTCTTATGAAATTGAAGTTATTCTTTAGTTTCCAGTGTTCCAGTACCTTCCAGCCTTCCAGTTCCTGAAGGGGCTGCAAAAAAGCTGGGGATGAGCTTTGGACAAGAGCATGGAATGGTAGGACAAGAGAGAATGCCTTTAAGCTGAAGATGGTAGATTTACATTAGATATTAggcagaaattctttactgtgaggcaCTGGTCATGCAGAGAAACTGTGCTATTCCTGGAAGATCTTAAGGCCGAGTTGGATGGGCCTTGGAGCAATCTGATCTAAGTGGAAtatgtccttgcccatggcaggggggatAGAATGAGATGAGCCTTcagatcctttccaaccttaACCATTCTGTTGATTCCATGTAAATAACTTGAATTTTTCTAAGGAGCAATACAAATGCAATTTCCAAGCAGAATCCATTGATGGCGACAATATGAACACAGCAGTTGTTTTGCTGGGCCTTTGTTGGgttttaaaaacttcatttctGCGAATTAGATCTATTCTAGAGGATttcatatattatttttttctcccacagaaAACTTCACTGCACAAGAAACTACATCCATATGAATTTATTTGCATCCTTTATCTTGCGTGCCGCAGCAGTTCTTATAAAAGACTCTGTGTACTACAATATTTACTCAAAAAGACCAAATGATGAAACTGGATGGATATTATACCTCAGTCCAGAGGTAACGTGTTAGCTCACAGTTAATAGTAAATGTAATTCTGGTGGTCATAACAGTTACAGTTTTGGAAGTTTGCCCTACAGCATCAAGTGTTGAGGTGTTTGTAAGTTGAGCTTTGGATGCTGCAGTTTTGTTGAGAAAAGCTGGGGCAATCAAGATGAAATCCTGACTGtaagagatttattttaaattaatagaaaGAACATATTGATTGTTTGTAATATTTAGAAACAGCCCTTGAGCAAAACCATTCACACCTTGTAGCCTTTAGAAAGAAATCTCTGCGTTTATTTGGCACTCATTTACCACATCTCATTTGTGACCACTGTGGATAAATTTTTCTTGTATGTGGTAGTAGGAATGGAGCTTGCCCACGTCATCaagaaaaattatctgcaaGGTGTTAATGAGGACTATTATTTTAACAGCTCACCAGTAAAAACTCTCACATGCAGATCATGACATCTATATTTATAATGACTCCTGGTCTCTCACTCCTACAGATTGTGATCATTTGCAGGACTGCCCAGTTTTTCATGCATTACTTTGTTGGGGCAAATTACTTCTGGCTGTTAGTGGAAGGAATTTATCTGCATACATTATTGATCACTGTGGTACTCTCTGAAAGAAGACTCCTACAGACATACATTGTGATAGGATGGGGTAAGTCCAGAGCTGTTTCCCAGCACTGATTGTGTGGTGCTTTCCTGAGTCAGTGGAGGACATTttgtaaaagaggaaaaaaaatctgaattctgtTTCATTCGTTAGTTTTGAAGCCAGcaattttaaatggaaacatATAAGCAGTGGTACattggctgcagctcagcttgAGGAAATCAGGGAATTGTTTCATAAGAAAACAGATGCCTGGTgggaagaacaagaagaaattctttatatTTAGCTGCATATTGTCATTACTGATTTGATGGTACTACCAACAACTTCATTTCCTCCCTTTGTAATAGAGGACCTCTATAGCAAAAATGCCAAATCATTAGCAATGTTCATTTAAAtgctccccttcccagctcacCTGAAAGTTCTAAGGTGTGCTTTAAGTTAGGAGGCAATCTGAAACACTGCATGAGTCAGGTCTTGCATTTCAGCCATTATCCAtgaaataaagacaatttaaacGTAATTAATTTGGAGGTGCCCTTCTCACCATCCATGCCTGGATTTCTCTGTTCCCTCTCACGTTCCTCTTTAAAGGCTCCCTGGCTGTATGAGCACACAGGTTGCTGATGCACCAAGACTTCTGTCTTTCATggtttttcagtgttgtttcaTTCTTTCATCATCTCTAAATCTGTTTCTAAATCTCTAAATCCGTCATTTTGTTCCTTGTTCAAACTGCAATGATTAAGTCTGTTTGGAAATTTCCTCCCTACCAGAAGagtattattattaataataataatagtagtaataaaaaaataatgattatttGCCTGTTGGTCCTTGACCATCGGTCGCATCATATTCACCAATTTTCTAAAGGCTTTCCCCACAAATCagctttatgtttttttaatatacatttagTACAACCACTGCTAAGATGGGACATGTCCTACAGACATTTGTGGTCCCACTGctgaggcagcagggctgaCCCAGGGCTCACAGTGCcacttcctcagctgctgctcaggagctgcctttgATAACATCACCTCGTCATCCTGGGTGCCACTTTTCTTCATGAGACCACCTCATACACCAGAATCTGGGATCTCCAGTTCTATTCCCAACTGCTCCATGCCCAAATTGCTCCAGCAGACTCTCTTTttgcagaaaactgaaaagcacAAATCTCTGCACCACACACTTCTACAAGCTTGGCTGGAATTgactcttcttttcttttcagttgttCCAATCCTGTTTGTGGGCCCTTGGGGAATAAGCAGATCCAAACTGGAGAACACTGGGTAggttattaaataaaatgttctttggAATCCTGACTTTCTGTTTGCTCGGCCGAAAGCCCTTGGCAGTACTTGACAAATGATCTGAGCAGCAAATTATCAGATTATACAGCACCTATTGATACTTGTTACATTTTCAAGGTTCCCTTTAGTACttttgaattgaaaaaaaaacttctaggaatttttatttttaggatttACTTATGTATTTAGCAAGGAGCAGAATGAAGTTCCACTGTTCCTGAAATGTTCATCCATTTACACGAAGCAAATTGTGTGCACTAATATCTTCATGGAGAGCCTCATGTCAGTTAGAAGATTTCCTTGGAGACACTTTGAGTTTAATTCTTATTTACTGCcacttttcaaagaaaaaaaaaaaagtaaattgtaATGGAAGCTCGTGACAAAACCTATTAGCTGATATTTCGTGGGGGCATCAGTGACAGTCACAGGCACCAGTTTCTGGTCTCCAGTTTTTAGCGACCTCACACAAACTTTGTGGTTTATGTATGGAATTTTTTGTTCTCCTCTTATTTCTTGTGGTTTCTAGAGAATTTTATTTGCAATGCCAACATGGATAATAAGCAACATCCAAACCATAATTATGGATTTACAGAGTCAGATATCATATAAATTGTAAATGACAAGCAAGACAAAATCCTACAGAACCTCAGGGTAATTAGCAAAAAGAAATAGGACAAATCAGAAGGttaaagcaagagaaaaagagacagcTCCAAGGAAACAGAATGCATGTTTTTTAGCAGATCAAGAAGCATGGTCACAATTCCCAGTTTACTCATTTCCAGTCTCCAGTTTCAGAGAGATAATTTAAGTAGGATTAATTCCACGATGAGGGTTTGGTGTCATGTTTTGTGGATTCAAAGACTGAGTTGGCCAGGTAGTTCTGAAGTTTATGGCCTGGGGAAACCTCCATCAACATTCATGTGTAAGATCTTCAGAGCTGTTGGTGAAACTGTTCCtagttttattccatttcttttggGGGCCACTTAAAAAAGTTGAACTTCACCAAGTTCCTTTTGgaatacaaatacaaattatCTGAGCAttacaacctttttttttttttttttttcctatgaaaataATTACACTTTAAATTATTCTCCAGGTGCTGGGGAACAAATGAACACATGGGGATCTGGTGGATCATCCGAGGACCAATGTTGTTTTCCATTGCAGTAAGAGTTCTATAACCTGTATTGGTTTTCTCCTCCTTGGTCTTTGTAATTAGTGCCATTTTTGTCCTTCAGAATTTTGGGACAAATAAGATGCACTTTCCTGCCACAAAAATATCAAGCGAGACATAAAGTAAAGTTTTGCCCAAAAAATGAGGAAGCAgaattctgtattaaaaaattgaaatgtaattttgtaCTGGAAGGTCATGTATAAAATTATATGTCAGGCTGAATAAGGCAATGCTAAGTTACTCAACTTTGCATGATTAGTATGTGACAATAACCTACTTGTATTCCAATCTCATCCCAGCTGCATTCCAGTTATTTGCTGGCAGGTTTTGCAAGAGTTTAATATCAATTATACATTTATTTAGTAGTTAACTGCTTAGTGCCACAACATTTGCTGTTAAGTAAACCATATGTATTTTCCTTTCGAGGTTAACTTTGGCATCTTCTTAAAAATTCTCAGAATGCTGATTTCCAAGCTAAAAGCTCAGCAAATGACCTTCCATGACTACAAATACAGGTATGGAACAAATGACACAAAAGTCCTGGCCTCTTTCTAAAAATTTTGTCACGTCCAAAACTTGTCACTTTCCCCTAAAGGTGTACCCACTGCCACGAGGTGGGACAGATATTCAGAATATGGAAGATAGATATATTCTGAATAGAATATTCAGAATATTCAGAAGAGATCTTCAGAATAGGAAAACAGGCTCCACAGACATTTCCCAATCTGAGAAGCAAAGACAGGTACCTGCGTGCTGAGTTTTGGGGGCATTTTTACAAAGGCTTTTCAGTGCAGTGAGATCTCTGCTCTCAGGGAACTCCTCTCACACCTGTggcctcttttttccttttgtcactgaaattcgggaagaaaaagaaaaactatctAGCACTATGTTTGTAGGCTGATGGAGAGTCAGGGATTACTTTATTCTGGCCAGGATGTGCcatggaaaacatttcatttacaCATGTCTTTTAACTAGAATTTCCTCAGATTTATTCATACATTATTCTTAAAACTGCTACTTCCATTCCAAAGTCAGAATATTGAGGGTGTATTTTtggaattatttctttgtttctgaattttttattttttctttgtttctgatttttggCACCa
The sequence above is a segment of the Sylvia atricapilla isolate bSylAtr1 chromosome 18, bSylAtr1.pri, whole genome shotgun sequence genome. Coding sequences within it:
- the GLP2R gene encoding glucagon-like peptide 2 receptor, with amino-acid sequence LGLLTVFIYHFLTGVPDASVELFLHKLVISCLPDVLHSLAVVALGAVEADAEVPFGVSFAESMGLWSRIPPTSASSIMILFLVKQYFHSQAKGSLLEKTTTGWNKYKQECLKMLEESSVDSGVHCNGTFDQFVCWPYSRPGNVSVPCPSYLPWLENGSVGHVYRVCLDEGIWQTKENSTDIWRDSSECSEKNHFQKNEEEHKLLTTLQLLYTVGYYFSLISLVLALLILSFLRKLHCTRNYIHMNLFASFILRAAAVLIKDSVYYNIYSKRPNDETGWILYLSPEIVIICRTAQFFMHYFVGANYFWLLVEGIYLHTLLITVVLSERRLLQTYIVIGWVVPILFVGPWGISRSKLENTGCWGTNEHMGIWWIIRGPMLFSIAVNFGIFLKILRMLISKLKAQQMTFHDYKYRLARSTLVLIPLLGIHEFVFTFITDEQVEGLSRHIRLFIQLTMSSFHGFLVAVLYCFANGEVKAELQKQWSRFLLADPFGCKLCFLGENIKYLRKCSQKRKKHHLSSKHRLCLEVSRPWEMQLQQVLGRQRTEEQAGPPQMSMSDSSEGEVTTGETTEEVFEESEI